A segment of the Chaetodon trifascialis isolate fChaTrf1 chromosome 2, fChaTrf1.hap1, whole genome shotgun sequence genome:
atgcacgggaagaacatgcaaacttcacacagaaaggcccgacccgggaatcgaacgcACACAATTATCAATTGAAAGAAATGCATTCATACTGTAACTCATACATACTGacatttttgttgctgttgaaacacagaaacacgtAATAAAGTATGTGGAGTTTCTTGACAAATCTCACACAGGTAGACAATGTTAAGAAAGGCAACACATCAGCTTTACCTCATGATTCAAAATATTCATATCTCcaggaaaaaaaggcaaactgttcagagggatgGTGTCGTCATAAGGACTCAGCTTTGGTCTAATGGTTTAAATATGTTCTGTGTCAGTCACAGCTTAGTCgcaggcagagggaggaatcCTTAATGATCAATTCCCCCGTGTCCTCTCTGAAATATGAATTCGGAAGAGAAAactgggttgtgtgtgtgtgtctgtgtgcacacaggcatttgtgtgtatgtgtgtgagttggCCTGAATAAAATAAGCCACCAGGAAGCTTCATCAGACACCTGAGTGCCAGAGCTTCTGTATGACCTACTTCCTGGCTGGGCAGCAGCTACGAGCCTCTCATTCAGTCACTATCATCagtcctgtttctgctgctcagtgttGTCAAATTGAAGTAAACTTGTCAACACTatccaacactttggtttatgtGCAAATACCTGTAAAACTAATGGCATGCCTACCAGGAGACAAGATATTTGTTTATTATGAGAGAAAATATGTTATGATTAAGTCTCTGGTGCTTAGGAGGAGGGGCATCGCCCTGAGCATCCCCCCATGGAGTCCagacactggtggtggtggctgatgaCTCTGTTGACTGATaggctgatgaggatgatgaaatgatgagtcTTCCCTAACATCCGCATGTTAGTATTGTCACTGTGAGTTAGAAATCATGGGAAAAACAGCATTACTCACTGAATCCATAGCAACACCGTGCTTACCGTTTGTATCCCAGAGCATTATGGGAACTATAGTTCTAATCATTACTGAGGCTCAGACTGGGACAGGCCACAATGTCAGGTTTTGGAAACCCCtgaactgactttttttttttaaattaaatcaacCTTAAAAGAGTGAACATCTCCGTGAtttgttgtctctgtctctttgttccAGGGGCGTCCTGTAACTCctgacagagaagaggagccTTCATTGCCattgctgctgctcctctcctgatCCAGTCCACATTCTTCCTTCCACCCCCTCTCTTCACCtgttgagtgtttgtttttcactttctaACCCTCCACATCCTCCATCACctgtcaccatgacaacctCAGCTCTGCGACGGCAGGTGAAGAACATTGTGCACAACTATTCAGAAGCGGAGATCAAGGTATCATGCTGCACCTTCTTCAAGTGTCACTGATGGGTAGTAGCTTTTATGTGTTGGACTCCAAAGAAGGAACAACTCCTTTGCATTAACATTTACGTTTAGTCATCAGATCAGAACACATCAGAACAAACTCTTGActtaaaacttaaataaaatgtgctttgaCTCTTTTAATCCCTCACTTTTTTATGACAAACAAATGGACATCATTTCCCATCTGCTGGTGATGTGTTTAGGTACGTGAGGCCACTTCCAACGACCCATGGGGCCCGTCCTCGTCTCTCATGTCAGAGATCGCTGACTTGACCTTCAACGTGGTGGCGTTTGCTGAAGTCATGGGCATGGTGTGGAAACGCCTCAATGACAGCGGCAAGAACTGGAGACATGTCTACAAGGTGAAGCTCATTAATGAGTTTCTGTCAGATTTGACTTCTCAGTTGGATTATAAATGCTCTCTGTGCACATGcttctcttcctttctgctAGCTTACTTTACTTTCAtctcttctctccctgcacCTTTCCCTCTCAAATAATTTATTCAACTTCCGTCTCTCCCTCCGCAAACATACTTCACCTTCAcacttctgtctcctctctgtcttcttttgaCCCTCTCTGTCATGACTAAAAATGGATTGATAATTCCATTTAGCAAAtattgcatgctaacatgctaaaccagCACAGcgaacatggtaaatattaaatattgacACCCTAGCATTAGCAtgatgacattagcatttagctcaagtgcagcctctcagagctgctagcatggctaccGACTCCAAGTTTTGTTATACCGTTGCCTCCTGTTTCCATCTCAATGCTTACATCCCTGTAAAGTACTTCTATTTAagaatatttatgtatttttctacAACTATAATATGGAGAGTGGAGATGTGAAGAAATATTCTTTTTGCTGCATCAGTGTGGTAATTAGCATTTCCCTCCAGGCCCTGACTCTGTTGGATTACCTGCTGAAGACAGGATCAGAGAGAGTGGCCCAACAGTGCCGTGAGAACGCATTCACTATTCAGGTACTGGACTGCAGCAAGAGGAGAGCCTCAGGAGTACAGCTGGCTCATTGTTTATTGTCTGAGTCATCACTAGTTGTTACCTTCAGTTAATGTTACACTGCATAATGTAGAAAAAACAATCACCCAACACAGTAACATTACATTCAAACGCAGAAGAGAACAATCAACCAATAGTCTCCAGTCATAGTCAGTGAATACACGCTTTACATGTTTTGTGCAGGCCTGTCTTCCTTTATTTATTGGATTCCTGAGATAAAAGTCAGATAAAGATATAAGTTATTATTTTCGATGAATTCATGAATTCGTGTTTATGTGCGGTTCAGACGCTACGTGACTTCCAATACGTGGACCGCGATGGTAGAGACCAGGGCGCCAACGTGAGAGAAAAAGCACGCCAACTGGTGTGTCTCCTCCGGGACGAGGAGCGGCTCCGTCAGGAGAGGAGCCAAGCTCTGAAGACCAAGGAGCGAATGGCTGGGGGAGGCAGCGGAGGGGGCGGGGGTGTTTACGGAGGTATACCCCCCTCTTACCACCCGGGAAGGCGAACAAGCCAGCCCAGCATGGCTGTTCTGTACGGAGAGGAGTTCAGCCGCTCCAGAGGCTCTCCATCCTCCTTTAACTGTGAGTGTTGTGGccagtgttttcagctgtgaaCACATATCATCACCACCCATCAGTTGTAAAACAATGTTGTCGTTTATCTCTTTAGCTGCtcaatgctccactatgttcaccagctacttcctgactttgtctgtctgccttttggTGATGAGCAGGTCATGTACAGCGAGTTTTTTATAGCGCAATTCATGACTGTCTCTTCTACTGCATGGGAGAAAGTTGAAAACCACAAATCCAGAAACACTATTTGAAAACACGTCTGACAGAGCAAAAATCTCACCTTTGTGTCCAATTAAGTTTTGTTGTGTGGCATCTTCTTTGCCTCAATGTGGTGTGCCATATCACAGTGAGGCAAAATGGGCTCTTTGCTGCCCTCTGAGGCCAGACAGTCACAAACAGCCACTGCTTTTTGACAGCTGGTGAGTGTAGCTGGATGATCTGTACTGTTTCGCAAATGTGCCTCACCACCACCTCTGCTAGTGAGCAGTGTTCAGGCGCTTTCCTGCGCTTTTGAAAGACGGgcattaaaaatacacacttGTCTTCAGGCTGATCCCAAGTGAAATGCATGTTGTGTATTTGTTGTGCTTGTTGTCCAGCACTTCCAACAATCCAACACATAGATTATCAATACCGCAGCACAGgactgaaaaaaatcaagttcCACACTTCCTGTGCTCCATGTCTCATGCATCCCCACATCAATCTGACCATTTCTCCTCACCCACCATCATCCTCCCTCTAACTCCCTCACCCGTCCCCATCTGCAGCCTCGTCCTCGTCTCCTCGCGCTGCCTCAGACCTGGAGCAGGCCCGACCCCAGACCAGCGGCGAGGAGGAGTTGCAGCTCCAGCTGGCCTTAGCCATGAGCAGGGAGGAGAGTCAGAAGGTAAaacaacacaatcacacactcacacacacacaaacacacgcacacacacacacacacatacacacacacatacacactcctccTCTGTACTCGAGCCACACGTCTCGTTGCCCCTTGATGATTTCAGTAATGAAaattttgttacaaaaaatCTGAACATTCGCCCACCTTCATCTAGCCAGCCCTTCCTTTCCCTGTTACCATAGAGATGGATGAAGACACACAACTACAGATTGCCTTAAACCTTAGCCAAAAGGAGCACGAGCAGgtacacacaggcagacacacacctcactCCTCACCATGCAGTGTCCACATTCAGTAATCCTCtcatgtgtgtatttgatgATATGGTTTTCAGATCTGAACTGAAATGCGTCTATAATGACTTTCTTCCCAACTCCTTCCTTCCTCATCCAGCTCGCTTCTTTCCAGGACCTCTGCTGCGTGCCTCTCAAACTGTTCACActctgtttaaatgtttaaactTCTACATACAAAACATCGTCTTTGCTCTgtcttctgctctgctctgaactAGCCTCTGCTCTTTGTCAGCTGAATATTTCAACAGCACACAAAAGTCACAAGCTGAACCCAAAGACAGTCTCACTAATGCCGTGGTGTGTGCAAGTGCGTGCTCATTGCCGTGGCGATAATGTTGATGATGTCACGATGCCGCCCCTGCAGGAGCAGTGCTGTCGTCAAGGAGACGAGTCTCTGTTACAGAAGGCCCTGgatgagagcaggagagagagccAGTCAGGGACACAGGAGGTGAGTTtaagctcagtgtgtgtgtgtgtgtgtgtgtgtgtgtgtgtgtgtgtgtgtgtgtgtgtgtgtgtgtgtgtgtgtgtgtgtgtgtgtgagctgcacagtatgtgtgtgggtgcatgcgTGCCACACAAATGTGTTTGGATGGAGAAGTGGGCGGATGCGTTTGTAGGTGGATGTTGGCAGACATTTAGAGAATGAAGTGGAGTTTATAGTGCGGACTGTGGGACAGGGAGGGAAacgagacaaaaagacagagatcAGCACAACGAGGGAGGTTTGAAAGAGAAATGccagagagagacgagagagagatGTCTGCTGAATGATAATGACTTCGTCTTGTCTAACCTTGAGCTCAGCATGACATTTCCTTGAAAGCATGCTCCTTATCTTGTAGCACAGCAGCTCTTTTACTCACTGGCCTGTCAGAGGGAGTATCGGAGTTACCAGCTGTCTCATGTAAAGGTCCCCAAGGCTTGCAATTGGTTATATCACATAGCTTGTTGTGAAAGTCCCATTACTTTCAGGtgctccttaaaaaaaaaagcatggaaGTAAAGTGCAGGGAAAAAATGGTAATAATGAACGTCTCATCTGTTCTCTGAATTCCTGACATATTCACAAGGTCAGATACATGTCATATATCATCATGTCTTGTATCATCAGACGgtcaaaaatgacatttaattttcGTTTATCTGATGCTGTGATTAAGCACGATTTACAATGGCTGTAGTGAGATTAAATTCTTCAAGACACCCTTCAGACATGGTTTAAGACAAATTAAActataaaatctaaaaagaaGACACCTGGAATAATAGTTTGTGTCAATGCTTCGTTACACATTCTTAAAATTACATCTGCTCCTTCTCCATCATTTAAACATGCAGcaacatttgtcatttctgaaATGTAACCACTGGACACATGATTCTCAGTGTATGCATTAGAGGTTTGTTGTGTAGTAGTTGTAAAACTTTTAGGTTTCACATGTAAATAACCAATATTAACATATTTGAACTGTCAAAATTATAATCGCAGATGTTAAACAGAGACAAATGTCTAAATGATACAATTGATTTATGCACATTGTTATAATCATGATGCTGATGTGTAGAAAATGCCATTTCAATTAACAATAGCTAAAAAAATATCATGGGCTTATATTTTCCATGTACTGAGTTATTTGCTAAAACGAAATTACGTGCTGCAGAAGCCTCCACATGAGCAGTTCTTATGGTATCACGTTTCCAAATGCCCACTTAACGTGTCATCTTAATGCACATCCAGTCTGTAGCACTTTGTTACATGAAGTTGAGCAGTAAATAAAATGCTGTGAGCAGACtgcactgctgtctgctctgctgtgagacGCTGCTCAGCCAACTGCTGCAGAATAAACAGTGGAGCCCAGATGCAGTTTGTTAACTCCCTCAATCACTTTTCACTGCATTACATCATGTAATGTACTGCATCTCATAACGTACAGTTAACAATACCCACTGCATTGTGTGAATCAGACTCTACAGTATAACTCACAAGGATGCTTAAATGCTCCTGCTattagaaatgtgtgttttcagtcgaGTGCCAGTGAAACACAAGTGCTTATTCATGCTTAAAGGAAACAACATAGTGTTTCTTTTTAAAGTGAGTCAGCTGTTTCCTGGTAAGTGAATAAAGACTGCACTGCTCTGTcaaaaccacgtatctctaaaACATCAACTTTGAGTGAGTTTTTACAAACAATTATAAACAATGTATTTAGTTGAATTTTCTCGAAGCATAAAGAAACACCATCCTACTCTGATCAAATCTGGCAATACATGGTTTTCATTGGAACAGCATCAGGGAAACATTTCAGACTCCATGACTTCTTAATCAACTGCTTCACTCAGCTAAGATCCGCCAAGCTGAATGTCTAAATCGTGTTTTAAAGTAAACGTTACGTGTATCTCACAATCTCAGTAACTGTGTCGGTCCCCATACTCTCCTCCAAACAAGTTTTCTAATTAAGAGTCTTGCATGATTCAAATATCCGCCCTGCAACACAAACCTGAGAGTATCTGGCACAAATTTACAGAAAGGTGTTTTTGCTCCCTCTGTAGTCAGCCATGCTGGACCTGGTGGACATATTTGGCCCCTCATCTGAGGCCCCACCTCCGCCTAGTGACCCTTGGAACTCTGCGCAGCCCACCTGTGACGTCACCTCTGACCCCTGGGACTCTGTAGGTGGGTGGTTCATCAGAAACACGCAAAGGCCAAAATGATGCTAGACCTATTGTACcagctctttgtgttttctcagatTCTGAGTTAGTATGTTTTTAATGCTCCACAGCGGTCCACTCCAGCACTCCTGTGATTGGTAGCCCTTGGACGGCCCCTCCCCCGTCCTCCAACACCTCCAATCCTTGGGCTCCCTCACGCACAGACCCTTGGGAAGCTGCACCTGTCTCCTCCAGTCCTGTCGATCAAGCGTGGGACAGCCCAACAGATGGAGGTACCTTTCATAAACTCTGATGTCATCAAGTTTTCGATGTTTGTCCAAAAATGTAAGATTTTACTGTGTTGAATTTGGCATGCAGGTGGTGAAGGGGCAGATCCGTTCACtgcacaggaagaggagaagccTAAACAAGAGGTTCCTCAAGTGTCGTCCCCTCAACCTGCTAGTCCCACAGGTCGTGAGATAGACAGAAGTTCTGTGGACTTCAAATACAGAAGCCATAAGTTTCCTGCATTGACAGGAAGACCAACAGTAGCCTACTGTGGTGTCTAAAAAGGATTTTTCTTGTCCTAATGCAGATGCAGAGCTGTTTGGGGTAAAAGCAAACTCTGACCCATTTGCCGAAGCGGATTCCAAACCAGATCCATTTGGGACTGACCCTCCGGTGAAACCCCAGGTAAATGGACGAGAGTCGGCCAGCCCAGAGATGTTTGACCTGTCCCGGCTTGCACCCCCACTCAGTGCCCCGCCTACTCGTGTGTGTCGAACCCCAGAGGCCTTCCTGGGACCTACAGGGGCATCGCTGGTCAATTTAGACGCTCTGATACCCTCCAACCCACCTAGCAAGGCACACAATAACCCCTTCCTCTCAGGTAACAAAGAACCTTTCGAGAACTCACATTCTGTTCTTACAAAAACATTATTATGGTAAGGTTTTTACCCAATTCTGTCTTCTTAGGTCTGAGTGCTCCATCTCCAACCAACCCCTTCCACTGCGACCAGCCTCGTCTCACCCTCAACCAAATGCGACCATCCTCTACATCCCCACTGCCCCCACACATGCTTTCCTACAGTCCGTCGCTGCCCCTCCCTCTGCACCACCAGCCACCCATcctgccctcctctctcacacaacCTCCCGCCGGACTCCTGGACCTTCCCTCCAACCTCCCGCAGCCCCTGCTCCCCCTTTCTCCGCGACCAGCTCCCCGGGCtcagtcacagacacagacacacagccacaaCCCCTTCCTCTGAGTCGCCTGCATCTTTCACACTCCGGTCTGCAGAGGGAGGCGACAGAACAGACTCTTTCTGGATTCATCTATGCCGACTGCAATGAGACTAGTTTAAAATGAGCCTGAACTGGACTGCGGATCCTGACTTGATGTCATCGTGCACACTTGAAGCGGATCAGTCTTGGACTGGATGTAGGTGTGTCTGTCTAAAGACACATCAGCTGCTATCTAACCTGAACTCTTGAAGAAAAgctaactcacacacacacatgcactcaggCGCACTTGAGggtgcacagacacagacatgcacacaccaccAAACTAACAGGGTGTATCTCAGCAGCCCCTTCGATGCCTTTTCCCCGTGAACAGTGATGACTCCGAGCACCCTCtgaccacacagacagaacTATTCCATTAGAAGATTGGGATGAAGCCACATACTTACTTTGATTGTCCACCAAGATTCACAAGGATCCTTACCGCTGCTGCTTCACCGACGAAAGCATGAATGCATCCCGCCCCCCACCTCCTGAGACTCCAAACTAATCTATTCTACTGAGCACCTCAGATGAGTTCTTCAAATAAATCCTCTTTTTCTCATGAGTCAAATAGTATCTTGAGCTTTATTGGCACAACTGAATCACTGGAGACAGTGTCACTGTAAGATTCAAAACAGCATTCAGCACTGTTCAAGAACTAATTGACTCAGGCATCCCTTCCTACATCAACATAATGATATCTATTTTGCATTGCCTTGTTACCTTGCAAACTCAATAGCACCTTGTCCTAAGTTAGTTATGTTGTTTGTCCTTTAAGGCAAGCAGCCCCAACAAGATCCAGGTGGATTTTAAAACTGGACTGAACAAACCTAAGCTAGACCTAACTCTCAATCTGGACTTAAACTGATCACTGATTGTATCCTATCGGACCCGTGTGCCTGTCTCTACAGCTGACCCACAATGCATTCCTGGCTGGTTGTTATTGGCGTCATGGAGGAGGACCTCAGGGAGACcgctctgtccctcctccaATGAGAGTCAACCTTAGGTGAATGGAAAGGCATTTctacagagaaaaacaacagggagatcactgactttatttcagACACTAGCATAAAAATGAGATATGAAGAGATAGGTGAGAAGTAAAGAAAAGTTGAAGCGAAATAAGGTAAAATGATTACGGATGATTGACTGATGTGttgagcagcagctcctctcctcagctcctcgTTCACTAAAGAGTCTGACAAGACGAGATGTTTGGTGATCACTGCACTGAACCTGGACCTGAATGTGAAAT
Coding sequences within it:
- the epn3b gene encoding epsin-3 → MTTSALRRQVKNIVHNYSEAEIKVREATSNDPWGPSSSLMSEIADLTFNVVAFAEVMGMVWKRLNDSGKNWRHVYKALTLLDYLLKTGSERVAQQCRENAFTIQTLRDFQYVDRDGRDQGANVREKARQLVCLLRDEERLRQERSQALKTKERMAGGGSGGGGGVYGGIPPSYHPGRRTSQPSMAVLYGEEFSRSRGSPSSFNSSSSSPRAASDLEQARPQTSGEEELQLQLALAMSREESQKEQCCRQGDESLLQKALDESRRESQSGTQESAMLDLVDIFGPSSEAPPPPSDPWNSAQPTCDVTSDPWDSVAVHSSTPVIGSPWTAPPPSSNTSNPWAPSRTDPWEAAPVSSSPVDQAWDSPTDGGGEGADPFTAQEEEKPKQEVPQVSSPQPASPTDAELFGVKANSDPFAEADSKPDPFGTDPPVKPQVNGRESASPEMFDLSRLAPPLSAPPTRVCRTPEAFLGPTGASLVNLDALIPSNPPSKAHNNPFLSGLSAPSPTNPFHCDQPRLTLNQMRPSSTSPLPPHMLSYSPSLPLPLHHQPPILPSSLTQPPAGLLDLPSNLPQPLLPLSPRPAPRAQSQTQTHSHNPFL